A stretch of Allostreptomyces psammosilenae DNA encodes these proteins:
- a CDS encoding alpha/beta fold hydrolase: MEAVEVGTLEVPGARLHYEVRGAGPPLLLIPGGNSDGVIFERLAAVLAEEYRVVSYDPRGNSRSPLAGPPVDQRIEVHAEDAYRLLDHVGAAGEPARVFGSCSGGLVALEMTARRPERIRSVVVHEPPALGLLPDAGEWAAFVRGVLAAYRRGGVAPAMRELDALFGGRPAPVLPEARDNTEFFLAHVLGPFTRYLPDVAALARLDHPIAVAGGRDSRSLVVHRPAVVLAERLGRDLVEFPGGHVGYVKWPEEFAGRLAELLGGRRR; encoded by the coding sequence ATGGAAGCGGTGGAGGTCGGCACGCTGGAGGTGCCGGGCGCGCGGCTGCACTACGAGGTGCGCGGCGCGGGGCCGCCGCTGCTGCTCATCCCGGGTGGGAACTCCGACGGGGTGATCTTCGAGCGGCTGGCCGCCGTGCTGGCGGAGGAGTACCGGGTGGTCTCCTACGATCCGCGGGGCAACTCGCGCAGTCCGCTGGCCGGGCCGCCGGTCGACCAGCGGATCGAGGTGCACGCCGAGGACGCCTACCGCCTGCTCGACCACGTCGGCGCGGCCGGGGAGCCGGCGCGGGTGTTCGGCAGCTGTTCGGGCGGGCTCGTGGCGCTGGAGATGACGGCGCGGCGTCCGGAGCGGATCCGGTCCGTGGTGGTGCACGAACCGCCCGCGCTGGGGCTGCTGCCGGACGCCGGGGAGTGGGCGGCGTTCGTCCGGGGCGTCCTGGCGGCGTACCGCCGCGGCGGGGTCGCCCCGGCGATGCGGGAGCTGGACGCCCTCTTCGGCGGGCGCCCGGCGCCGGTCCTGCCGGAGGCGCGGGACAACACCGAGTTCTTCCTGGCCCACGTGCTGGGGCCGTTCACCCGCTACCTGCCGGACGTCGCGGCGCTGGCGCGCCTGGACCACCCGATCGCGGTGGCGGGGGGACGCGACTCCCGGAGTCTGGTCGTGCACCGTCCGGCCGTCGTGCTCGCCGAGCGGCTGGGCCGCGACCTCGTGGAGTTCCCGGGCGGGCACGTCGGGTACGTGAAGTGGCCGGAGGAGTTCGCCGGACGGCTCGCCGAGCTGCTCGGCGGGCGGCGGCGGTGA
- a CDS encoding WXG100-like domain-containing protein — protein MAVMLPEELEYPLELIGITWPNINEDALRDMAQAYRDHADAVEEAKATADTIAGELVTANTGSAIEAFGEDWGRISVDQLQGLADASRTIAGLLHTVAPSWRPASCR, from the coding sequence ATGGCGGTGATGTTGCCGGAGGAGCTGGAGTATCCGCTGGAGCTGATCGGCATCACCTGGCCGAACATCAACGAGGACGCGCTGCGCGACATGGCGCAGGCGTATCGGGACCACGCCGACGCGGTGGAGGAGGCGAAGGCCACCGCGGACACGATCGCGGGCGAGCTGGTGACCGCCAACACCGGTTCGGCGATTGAGGCGTTCGGGGAGGACTGGGGGCGGATCTCCGTCGACCAGCTCCAGGGGCTCGCCGACGCCTCGCGGACGATCGCGGGTTTGCTGCACACCGTTGCGCCATCGTGGAGGCCGGCAAGCTGTCGGTGA
- a CDS encoding ATP-binding cassette domain-containing protein — MALHSDAPLLALRGISKRFGAVQALTDVELDINAGEVVALVGDNGAGKSTLIKVIAGVDPADDGVMRWEGRIVHINRPQDARNLGIATVYQDLALCDNLDVVGNVFLGRELGTLLALDEVEMGRRTHRLLSELALHVPDVRAPVATLSGGQRQTVAIARSLLGEPRVLLLDEPTAALGVTQTSRLLDLIERLRDRGLGVVLISHHMGDIKAVADRVAVLRLGRNNGLFDVNTTSQEQIIASITGATDNAVSTRRADSEEEL, encoded by the coding sequence ATGGCTCTCCACTCGGACGCTCCCCTGCTCGCGCTGCGCGGCATCTCCAAGCGCTTCGGTGCCGTCCAGGCCCTCACCGACGTCGAGCTGGACATCAACGCCGGGGAGGTGGTGGCCCTGGTCGGGGACAACGGGGCCGGCAAGTCGACCCTGATCAAGGTGATCGCCGGCGTCGACCCGGCCGACGACGGGGTCATGCGCTGGGAGGGGCGCATCGTCCACATCAACCGCCCGCAGGACGCGCGGAACCTCGGGATCGCCACCGTCTACCAGGACCTCGCGCTCTGCGACAACCTCGACGTCGTCGGCAACGTCTTCCTCGGCCGCGAACTCGGCACGCTGCTCGCCCTGGACGAGGTCGAGATGGGGCGCCGCACCCACCGGCTGCTGAGCGAGCTCGCCCTGCACGTCCCCGACGTGCGCGCCCCCGTGGCCACCCTCTCCGGGGGCCAGCGGCAGACCGTCGCCATCGCCCGCTCGCTGCTCGGCGAGCCGAGGGTGCTCCTCCTCGACGAGCCCACCGCCGCCCTCGGCGTCACCCAGACCTCCCGCCTGCTCGACCTCATCGAGCGGCTGCGCGACCGCGGTCTCGGGGTGGTGCTGATCAGCCACCACATGGGCGACATCAAGGCCGTCGCGGACCGGGTCGCGGTGCTGCGCCTCGGCCGCAACAACGGCCTCTTCGACGTGAACACCACCTCCCAGGAACAGATCATCGCCTCGATCACCGGCGCCACGGACAACGCGGTCTCCACCCGCCGGGCGGACTCGGAGGAGGAGCTGTGA
- a CDS encoding nucleic acid/nucleotide deaminase domain-containing protein gives MSLSSTNGASGGGDAPGLRWPAADLEAAGLPEPAVEQLARFNLPARVGSYHRAMDTPEPLGSYVRRVGIDFPADEIHGLWRLGGDSGSEICVTADGEVWSVFCEFPGEPRLVNSSADAWVRSLWALDEACRRLTADPSGPVAPGPGATEPGAPEPAGEVERLGRVLREIDPDAFEDEEGWWPLVVEDLGHLTAVRPAGAFAYTDAEGREARITGYAVPGAGHPERRIWAELARLGVRPEQVREVYTELAPCTLPGGYCLEWLQSSFPAAELSYSFPYGPDRAERERGVRELAAANASMTAPGQDGR, from the coding sequence ATGTCCTTGTCCAGCACGAACGGCGCGTCCGGCGGAGGCGACGCCCCAGGGCTGCGCTGGCCGGCGGCAGACCTCGAAGCGGCCGGGCTGCCAGAGCCGGCCGTCGAGCAGTTGGCGCGCTTCAACCTGCCCGCCCGGGTGGGTTCCTACCACCGGGCGATGGACACGCCCGAACCGCTCGGATCGTATGTGCGCCGCGTGGGGATCGATTTCCCGGCGGACGAAATCCACGGCCTGTGGCGACTGGGCGGGGATTCCGGCTCGGAGATCTGCGTGACGGCCGACGGCGAGGTCTGGTCGGTGTTCTGCGAGTTCCCCGGCGAGCCGCGGCTGGTGAACTCCTCCGCGGACGCCTGGGTGCGGAGCCTGTGGGCGCTCGACGAGGCCTGCCGGCGGCTGACGGCGGATCCGTCCGGTCCAGTGGCCCCGGGCCCCGGGGCCACCGAGCCCGGAGCTCCCGAGCCGGCGGGCGAGGTGGAACGGCTGGGAAGGGTGCTCCGGGAGATCGACCCGGACGCCTTCGAGGACGAGGAGGGGTGGTGGCCGCTGGTCGTGGAGGACCTGGGGCACCTGACCGCCGTCCGGCCGGCCGGGGCCTTCGCGTACACCGACGCCGAGGGGCGCGAGGCGAGGATCACCGGGTACGCCGTCCCTGGAGCCGGGCACCCGGAGCGCCGGATCTGGGCGGAGCTGGCCCGGCTGGGGGTGCGTCCGGAGCAGGTCCGGGAGGTCTACACGGAACTCGCCCCGTGCACGCTGCCCGGCGGGTACTGCCTGGAATGGCTCCAGAGCAGCTTCCCGGCCGCGGAGCTCTCCTACAGCTTCCCCTACGGCCCGGACCGGGCCGAACGTGAGCGGGGCGTGCGCGAACTGGCCGCGGCGAACGCCTCGATGACGGCCCCCGGGCAGGACGGGCGGTAA
- a CDS encoding contact-dependent growth inhibition system immunity protein encodes MSAISFDRQLSVEALEGDVWPDPPEGATGLVRSVHVLRRRPVGTLSPWDLARLVGQDIGLPWTLPLALEMLRDAAPKQAETGYYDDELLTAVLTRKPDTWSAFPELAQEVEGILGMLTGLSPYVQREVERFRSSLSDHRKRP; translated from the coding sequence GTGAGCGCCATCTCGTTTGATCGCCAACTATCCGTCGAGGCGCTTGAAGGGGACGTCTGGCCCGACCCTCCCGAGGGGGCCACGGGCCTTGTGCGGAGCGTACACGTTCTCCGCCGGCGCCCTGTGGGAACGTTGAGTCCATGGGACTTGGCCCGTCTCGTCGGGCAGGACATCGGTCTTCCCTGGACGCTGCCGCTGGCATTGGAAATGCTCAGAGACGCGGCGCCGAAACAAGCGGAGACCGGCTACTACGATGACGAACTACTGACTGCCGTGCTCACACGCAAACCTGACACCTGGTCGGCGTTCCCGGAACTCGCCCAGGAAGTGGAGGGCATCCTGGGCATGCTGACTGGCCTATCCCCGTACGTGCAGCGCGAGGTCGAGCGTTTCCGGTCGTCGCTCTCTGACCATCGGAAGCGGCCATGA
- a CDS encoding RICIN domain-containing protein, translated as MRRVPYALLALFLGLLGALLPAGAAQAAPSAPVLNGTAFTDPAGNPVHAHGGGVVKVGAYYYWFGENRNADNTFRYVSAYRSTDLVTWEFRRHVLTEASDPELGDAKIERPKVMYNERTGQFVMWMHKENGADYSEARAAVATSPTVDGDYDYRGSFRPLGHMSRDITVFRDTDGTGYMASAARENYDLHIYRLTDDYLGVESLVANPWPGGHREAPALFKRGGVYFMLTSGATGWNPNQQRYATATNIAGPWSAMQNVGDSTAYGSQTAFVLPVEGTSQTTYLYMGDRWGNSFGGTVNDSRYVWLPLSFPTSTSMTMSWSPEIVVDAAAGTVTGRGGPHEALVARHSGKCVDIPSSDQWAGTDATQYTCNNGNNQRFWFRPLADGHVQLVARHSSLCLGVRDASTANNARVEQQTCGTGTQQQWQVQDAGGGYVRLVARHSGRCLDVISASTTDGTRLIQYACGTGTNQQFSRTA; from the coding sequence ATGAGACGTGTCCCGTACGCCCTGCTCGCCCTGTTCCTGGGGTTGCTGGGGGCGCTCCTCCCCGCCGGAGCCGCGCAGGCGGCGCCGAGCGCCCCGGTGCTCAACGGCACGGCGTTCACCGACCCGGCGGGCAACCCCGTGCACGCCCACGGCGGCGGAGTCGTGAAGGTCGGCGCCTACTACTACTGGTTCGGGGAGAACCGCAACGCCGACAACACCTTCCGCTACGTCTCGGCGTACCGGTCCACGGACCTGGTGACCTGGGAGTTCCGCCGCCACGTGCTGACCGAGGCGTCCGACCCGGAGCTCGGCGACGCCAAGATCGAGCGCCCCAAGGTCATGTACAACGAGCGCACCGGCCAGTTCGTGATGTGGATGCACAAGGAGAACGGCGCGGACTACAGCGAGGCCCGCGCGGCCGTCGCCACCTCCCCCACCGTCGACGGCGACTACGACTACCGCGGCAGCTTCCGCCCGCTCGGCCACATGTCCCGCGACATCACCGTCTTCCGGGACACCGACGGCACCGGCTACATGGCCTCGGCCGCCCGCGAGAACTACGACCTGCACATCTACCGGCTCACCGACGACTACCTGGGCGTCGAGAGCCTGGTCGCCAACCCCTGGCCCGGCGGCCACCGGGAGGCGCCCGCCCTGTTCAAGCGCGGCGGCGTCTACTTCATGCTCACCTCCGGCGCCACCGGGTGGAACCCCAACCAGCAGAGGTACGCCACCGCCACCAACATCGCCGGCCCCTGGAGCGCGATGCAGAACGTCGGCGACTCCACGGCGTACGGCTCGCAGACCGCGTTCGTGCTGCCCGTCGAAGGAACCAGCCAGACCACCTACCTGTACATGGGCGACCGGTGGGGCAACTCCTTCGGCGGCACCGTCAACGACTCCCGCTACGTCTGGCTCCCCCTCAGCTTCCCCACCTCCACCAGCATGACCATGAGCTGGTCCCCGGAGATCGTGGTGGACGCCGCCGCCGGCACGGTCACCGGCCGGGGCGGCCCCCACGAGGCCCTGGTCGCCCGGCACAGCGGCAAGTGCGTCGACATCCCCTCCTCCGACCAGTGGGCCGGCACCGACGCGACCCAGTACACCTGCAACAACGGCAACAACCAGCGGTTCTGGTTCCGGCCCCTGGCCGACGGCCACGTGCAGCTGGTCGCCCGGCACAGCTCCCTGTGCCTCGGGGTGCGGGACGCCTCCACCGCGAACAACGCGCGCGTCGAGCAGCAGACCTGCGGCACCGGGACGCAGCAGCAGTGGCAGGTGCAGGACGCGGGCGGCGGGTACGTCCGGCTGGTCGCCCGGCACAGCGGACGCTGCCTGGACGTCATCAGCGCCTCCACCACCGACGGCACCCGCCTCATCCAGTACGCCTGCGGCACCGGCACCAACCAGCAGTTCAGCCGCACCGCCTGA
- a CDS encoding ATP-binding protein → MMGRWRGCWSGWRGEHPPRAVLVTGSPGSGRSTLLSRLFLVTRGDRRAGAPGPVWGPPPRPVFHAALGARGRGPDGVAVEIGRELGYHVTTVRQLLRVLERDGRPVVLAIGELDEAGPVPSSRATHAVADELLAPLCALPHVRVLTEGPREMPPTSPPSTSPRTA, encoded by the coding sequence GTGATGGGGCGCTGGCGCGGCTGCTGGAGTGGGTGGCGGGGGGAGCACCCGCCCCGTGCCGTGCTGGTCACCGGCTCGCCGGGGTCCGGCCGGTCCACCCTGCTGAGCCGCCTGTTCCTGGTCACCCGTGGGGACCGGCGGGCGGGCGCCCCGGGGCCGGTGTGGGGCCCGCCGCCCCGGCCGGTGTTCCACGCCGCGCTGGGCGCCCGGGGGCGAGGGCCGGACGGCGTGGCCGTGGAGATCGGGCGCGAGCTGGGGTACCACGTGACGACCGTGCGCCAGCTGCTGCGGGTCCTGGAGCGGGACGGCCGGCCGGTGGTGCTGGCGATCGGCGAGCTCGACGAGGCGGGGCCGGTGCCGTCGTCCCGGGCCACCCACGCCGTGGCGGACGAGCTGCTGGCGCCGCTGTGCGCGCTGCCGCACGTCCGCGTGCTTACGGAGGGCCCGCGGGAGATGCCCCCGACCTCGCCGCCCTCGACCTCTCCGCGGACGGCGTGA
- a CDS encoding class I SAM-dependent methyltransferase has protein sequence MHPVVNTHQAEAWNGYEGEHWARHHDRYEAMTSGLNEPLFAAAAIAAHDHVLDVGCGNGGTTLRAARLAVAGEAVGVDLSAPMLERARATAAAEGVDNATFQQGDAQVFPFPEARFDVAISRGGVMYFADAVAAFANIARALRPGGRLAFVTSQPAGPDSEAMVPLRALAAHVPRPERAPGDNSPNLSALSDPDHARRVLRDAGFEEVTVEPFDAWGTLGRTPEEAADFVLGWGPVRYAFQQAGITDTAPARAAVATALRPHHHPEGVRLRTPMWTVTAHRPTR, from the coding sequence ATGCACCCTGTCGTCAACACCCACCAGGCCGAGGCGTGGAACGGCTACGAGGGCGAGCACTGGGCCCGCCACCACGACCGCTACGAGGCGATGACCTCCGGCCTCAACGAACCACTGTTCGCCGCGGCGGCCATCGCCGCACACGACCACGTGCTGGACGTCGGCTGCGGCAACGGCGGCACCACCCTGCGCGCCGCCCGCCTGGCGGTGGCCGGCGAGGCCGTCGGCGTCGACCTGTCCGCGCCCATGCTGGAGCGGGCCCGCGCGACCGCCGCCGCCGAGGGCGTGGACAACGCCACCTTCCAGCAGGGCGACGCGCAGGTCTTCCCCTTCCCCGAGGCCCGGTTCGACGTGGCGATCTCGCGCGGCGGCGTCATGTACTTCGCCGACGCGGTCGCCGCCTTCGCCAACATCGCCCGCGCCCTCCGCCCGGGCGGACGGCTGGCCTTCGTCACCTCCCAGCCCGCCGGGCCGGACAGCGAGGCGATGGTGCCGCTCCGCGCCCTGGCCGCCCACGTCCCCCGCCCCGAGCGCGCCCCGGGGGACAACAGCCCCAACCTCTCCGCGCTCTCCGACCCCGACCACGCCCGCCGTGTCCTGCGCGACGCCGGCTTCGAGGAGGTCACCGTGGAACCCTTCGACGCCTGGGGCACCCTCGGCCGCACCCCCGAGGAGGCCGCCGACTTCGTCCTGGGCTGGGGCCCGGTCCGCTACGCCTTCCAACAGGCCGGCATCACCGACACCGCCCCCGCCCGGGCCGCCGTCGCCACCGCCCTGCGCCCGCACCACCACCCCGAAGGCGTCCGCCTCCGCACCCCCATGTGGACCGTCACCGCCCACCGCCCCACCCGCTGA
- a CDS encoding sugar ABC transporter permease yields the protein MSGTTAPRRTRPAGTGADRSGSVLGALDRRLRADLGRYLNGPGGEWRGRELGAVPVVLGLVAMWAVFQILDDNFLSPRNLSNLSVDIVGTGMIAVGVVFVLLLGEIDLSVASVSGLAAATFAVLTVYQGVPEWLALIVAVLTGSAAGALHGFFFARVGVPAFMVTLAGLLGWNGLMLYVLGAVGTITLHNLSLITSLTSHYFPDAAAYALAAVSTAVFFLVSHQQRRRRAAAGTPSGPLAGIVLRTALLAVVAFAAAHTLNRFRGLPLALLIFLLVVAGLDYVLRRTPYGRRVAALGGGVEAARRAGINLVTMRISVLVISGTMAAVGGLFLASRVTSVGQTSGTGILLLNVIAAAVIGGTSLFGGRGRTWSALLGILVIQSLASGMALLGISSAVQLMVTGAVLLGAMVLDSLSHRRQHPRAAT from the coding sequence GTGAGCGGCACGACCGCCCCCCGGCGGACGCGCCCCGCCGGGACCGGCGCCGACCGCAGCGGCTCCGTGCTGGGCGCCCTCGACCGGCGCCTGCGCGCAGACCTGGGCCGGTACCTCAACGGTCCGGGGGGCGAATGGCGGGGCCGAGAGCTCGGAGCGGTGCCGGTCGTGCTCGGCCTGGTCGCGATGTGGGCCGTCTTCCAGATCCTCGACGACAACTTCCTCTCGCCACGCAACCTGTCCAACCTCAGCGTGGACATCGTCGGCACCGGCATGATCGCGGTCGGGGTCGTCTTCGTGCTGCTGCTCGGCGAGATCGACCTGTCGGTCGCCTCGGTCAGCGGCCTCGCCGCGGCCACCTTCGCCGTGCTCACCGTGTACCAGGGCGTGCCCGAATGGCTCGCGCTGATCGTGGCCGTGCTCACCGGCTCGGCCGCCGGGGCCCTGCACGGGTTCTTCTTCGCCCGGGTCGGCGTCCCGGCGTTCATGGTCACCCTGGCCGGACTGCTGGGGTGGAACGGCCTGATGCTCTACGTCCTCGGCGCGGTGGGCACCATCACCCTCCACAACCTGAGCCTGATCACCTCGCTGACCAGCCACTACTTCCCGGACGCCGCCGCCTACGCGTTGGCCGCCGTCAGCACCGCCGTGTTCTTCCTGGTCTCCCACCAGCAGCGGCGGCGCCGCGCCGCCGCCGGGACGCCGTCCGGACCGCTCGCCGGGATCGTGCTGCGCACCGCCCTGCTCGCGGTGGTCGCCTTCGCCGCCGCCCACACCCTCAACCGCTTCCGCGGCCTGCCGCTCGCCCTGCTGATCTTCCTCCTGGTGGTCGCCGGGCTGGACTACGTGCTGCGCCGCACCCCCTACGGACGCCGGGTCGCCGCACTCGGCGGCGGCGTGGAGGCCGCCCGCCGCGCCGGCATCAACCTGGTCACCATGCGGATCTCCGTGCTGGTGATCTCCGGGACCATGGCGGCGGTCGGCGGCCTGTTCCTGGCCTCCCGGGTCACCTCGGTGGGCCAGACCTCCGGAACCGGCATCCTCCTGCTCAACGTCATCGCCGCGGCCGTGATCGGCGGCACCAGCCTGTTCGGCGGACGCGGCCGGACGTGGTCCGCGCTGCTCGGCATCCTGGTGATCCAGTCGCTCGCCTCCGGGATGGCCCTGCTGGGCATCTCCAGCGCGGTGCAGCTCATGGTCACCGGCGCCGTGCTGCTGGGCGCCATGGTCCTGGACTCGCTCTCCCACCGCCGCCAACACCCCCGCGCCGCCACCTGA
- a CDS encoding TetR/AcrR family transcriptional regulator — translation MEPELDGPGRQRPVGRGPKVRAAVLAATLAELADGGYAALTVENVARRAGVHKTTVYRRWRDRESLVVDALAEQIAADIPIPDEGDVETDLRELARRFVGWATSPGGRAVLAAMLSDAVRVPEIADARGRLFQDRLRRAEPLVARAVERGELPADTDPARLIGTLVAPIYLRLLITGEPVDEATADQAARVALAAARAGALRR, via the coding sequence ATGGAACCCGAACTCGACGGCCCGGGGCGTCAGCGGCCCGTGGGACGCGGCCCGAAGGTGCGCGCCGCCGTACTCGCAGCGACGCTCGCCGAACTCGCCGACGGCGGGTACGCCGCGCTGACCGTGGAGAACGTGGCCCGGCGGGCGGGGGTGCACAAGACGACGGTCTACCGGCGCTGGCGGGACCGGGAGAGCCTGGTGGTGGACGCCCTGGCGGAGCAGATCGCCGCCGACATCCCCATCCCGGACGAGGGCGACGTCGAGACCGACCTGCGTGAGCTGGCGCGGCGGTTCGTCGGGTGGGCGACCAGCCCGGGTGGTCGGGCCGTGCTCGCCGCGATGCTCTCCGACGCCGTCCGGGTGCCCGAGATCGCCGACGCCCGGGGACGGCTCTTCCAGGACCGCCTGCGGCGGGCGGAACCGCTGGTCGCGCGTGCCGTGGAGCGGGGCGAACTGCCCGCCGACACCGACCCGGCGCGGCTGATCGGCACCCTCGTCGCGCCGATCTACCTCCGGCTGCTGATCACCGGCGAACCGGTCGACGAGGCCACCGCCGACCAGGCGGCCCGGGTGGCGCTGGCCGCCGCCCGCGCCGGGGCGTTGCGCCGCTGA
- a CDS encoding glycosyl hydrolase yields the protein MGRSLRSAPPPRRWAVLAAAGLVGVAGWLPATTAGAAEAAGDGRGRPQEVSIADPDATAETRSLFAYLLDQQGEGILFGHQQTTEFGVTFDEATETDGVRSDVLAGVGDHPAVFGWDVGHDGYGSSPGDPTPEENFAATVRLIEAADRIGGIHTLSAHMDNFVTGGDFYDTDGNVVERILPGGDHNDEFRAYLDRVARLAHAVDDEDGDPIPMVFRPFHENSGSWFWWGAAHASSSQYVELFRYTVEYLRDVKDVHNFLYSYSPGGSYGGSDEVYMRTYPGDAYVDVLGYDNYDGSGASRQWLDGLVADLGMVARIAEERGKVSAFTEFGISGALKPNGGNGNPNWYTDVLAAIAADPLASRSAYMLTWVNFGTEQFFLPYPATATEPEHELLPDFRAFHQDPATIFSSELDLRDVYDRRVRAREHEPFAHIVSPTDRQRITTPTTTVRVRISDARPLEVYYTVGDDPTRHPLRLDRRSGYHTGEWRIGEENLTNVATSLRVHATLPGNRSLEVTNRILLGEKPPLAPGVVDDFEGHVDDTALRADYSTYGANTISLSQDPKGSGEQALRFDYDFARQTYTGVGKKIDGDWSGYDGLSLWLKPDGSGHRLVLQLVAGGVAYEAYPSMTGTEAQRLTIPFADFRPAPWDTANADRRITPEDLADLSQFNIFINQADGAATTAGTFHLDDLRAG from the coding sequence ATGGGACGGAGCCTCAGATCCGCGCCGCCGCCTCGGCGGTGGGCCGTGCTGGCCGCGGCCGGACTCGTCGGGGTCGCCGGCTGGCTGCCGGCCACGACGGCCGGCGCCGCGGAGGCGGCCGGGGACGGGCGCGGAAGGCCGCAGGAGGTGTCGATCGCCGATCCGGACGCGACGGCCGAGACCCGGTCGCTCTTCGCCTACCTGCTCGACCAGCAGGGCGAGGGCATCCTCTTCGGTCACCAGCAGACCACCGAGTTCGGGGTGACCTTCGACGAGGCCACCGAGACCGACGGGGTGCGCTCGGACGTGCTCGCCGGCGTGGGCGACCACCCCGCCGTCTTCGGCTGGGACGTGGGCCACGACGGCTACGGCTCCAGCCCGGGCGACCCCACGCCGGAGGAGAACTTCGCCGCCACCGTGCGGCTGATCGAGGCGGCGGACCGCATCGGCGGCATCCACACGCTGAGCGCCCACATGGACAACTTCGTCACCGGCGGGGACTTCTACGACACCGATGGCAACGTTGTCGAGCGCATCCTGCCGGGCGGCGACCACAACGACGAGTTCCGCGCCTACCTCGACCGGGTGGCCCGGCTGGCGCACGCGGTGGACGACGAGGACGGCGACCCGATCCCGATGGTCTTCCGCCCGTTCCACGAGAACAGCGGCTCGTGGTTCTGGTGGGGCGCGGCGCACGCGTCGTCCTCGCAGTACGTCGAGCTGTTCCGGTACACCGTGGAGTACCTGCGCGACGTCAAGGACGTGCACAACTTCCTCTACTCGTACTCGCCGGGCGGCTCCTACGGCGGCTCGGACGAGGTGTACATGCGCACCTACCCGGGCGACGCCTACGTCGACGTCCTGGGGTACGACAACTACGACGGCTCCGGCGCCTCCCGGCAGTGGCTGGACGGGCTCGTCGCCGACCTCGGCATGGTGGCCCGGATCGCCGAGGAGCGCGGGAAGGTGTCGGCCTTCACCGAGTTCGGCATCAGCGGCGCCCTCAAGCCCAACGGCGGCAACGGCAACCCGAACTGGTACACCGACGTGCTGGCGGCGATCGCCGCCGACCCGCTGGCCAGCCGCTCCGCCTACATGCTGACCTGGGTCAACTTCGGCACCGAGCAGTTCTTCCTGCCGTACCCGGCGACCGCCACCGAGCCGGAGCACGAGCTGCTGCCCGACTTCCGCGCCTTCCACCAGGACCCGGCCACGATCTTCAGCTCGGAGCTGGACCTGCGCGACGTCTACGACCGCCGGGTCCGGGCCCGGGAGCACGAGCCGTTCGCGCACATCGTCTCGCCCACCGACCGGCAGCGGATCACCACCCCGACGACCACGGTCCGGGTGCGGATCTCCGACGCCCGCCCGCTGGAGGTCTACTACACCGTCGGCGACGACCCGACCCGCCACCCGCTCCGCCTGGACCGGCGCAGCGGCTACCACACCGGCGAGTGGCGGATCGGGGAGGAGAACCTGACCAACGTCGCCACGTCGCTGCGGGTCCACGCGACCCTGCCCGGCAACCGCTCGCTGGAGGTCACCAACCGGATCCTGCTCGGGGAGAAGCCCCCGCTGGCCCCCGGCGTGGTGGACGACTTCGAGGGGCACGTGGACGACACCGCGCTGCGGGCCGACTACAGCACCTACGGCGCGAACACCATCTCGCTCTCCCAGGACCCGAAGGGCTCCGGCGAGCAGGCCCTGCGGTTCGACTACGACTTCGCCCGGCAGACCTACACCGGCGTCGGCAAGAAGATCGACGGTGACTGGTCGGGCTACGACGGGCTCTCCCTCTGGCTGAAGCCCGACGGATCGGGCCACCGGCTCGTCCTGCAGCTGGTCGCCGGCGGCGTGGCCTACGAGGCGTACCCGTCGATGACCGGCACCGAGGCGCAGCGCCTGACCATCCCGTTCGCGGACTTCCGCCCCGCGCCCTGGGACACCGCCAACGCCGACCGCCGGATCACCCCGGAGGACCTGGCCGACCTGTCGCAGTTCAACATCTTCATCAACCAGGCCGACGGCGCCGCCACGACGGCCGGCACCTTCCACCTGGACGACCTGCGCGCCGGCTGA